The Saccharothrix variisporea genome has a segment encoding these proteins:
- the rpmG gene encoding 50S ribosomal protein L33 gives MAATDVRPKITLACEECKHRNYITRKNRRNDPDRLEIKKFCPNCKTHRPHKETR, from the coding sequence GTGGCTGCAACCGACGTACGCCCGAAGATCACCCTCGCGTGCGAGGAGTGCAAGCACCGGAACTACATCACCAGGAAGAACCGGCGCAACGACCCGGACCGCCTGGAGATCAAGAAGTTCTGCCCGAACTGCAAGACGCACCGGCCGCACAAGGAAACCCGCTGA
- a CDS encoding MaoC family dehydratase N-terminal domain-containing protein, whose protein sequence is MPLDQSFIGRSYPPSPPYEVGREKIREFADAVGATSPVHRDPEAARAAGYKDVIAPPTFAIIVSLKANDVLVEDPELGLDYSRVVHGDQTFTHTRPITAGDRLVVELHVDGITSRMGNDMLALRAEVSTDEGEHVCTGRCTLVVRGEDA, encoded by the coding sequence GTGCCTCTCGACCAGTCGTTCATCGGACGTTCGTACCCGCCGTCACCGCCCTACGAGGTGGGACGCGAGAAGATCCGCGAGTTCGCCGACGCGGTCGGCGCGACGAGCCCGGTGCACCGCGACCCCGAGGCGGCCCGCGCGGCCGGGTACAAGGACGTCATCGCACCGCCCACGTTCGCGATCATCGTGTCGCTGAAGGCCAACGACGTCCTGGTCGAGGACCCCGAGCTGGGCCTGGACTACAGCCGCGTGGTGCACGGCGACCAGACCTTCACCCACACCCGCCCGATCACCGCCGGCGACCGCCTGGTGGTCGAGCTGCACGTGGACGGCATCACGTCCCGGATGGGCAACGACATGCTGGCGCTGCGCGCCGAGGTGAGCACCGACGAGGGCGAGCACGTCTGCACCGGGCGCTGCACGCTCGTGGTCCGCGGGGAGGACGCGTGA
- a CDS encoding MaoC family dehydratase, whose product MSLKASDVVVGTELPPLTLRITRADLVRYAGASGDFNPIHWSERFATAVGLPGVIAHGMLTMGMAIRVVTDWTGDPGAVVEYGVRFGRPVPVPDDDEGAVVEVTGKVAKVLDDGTFKVNVTATFEGKGVLGGASARVRLP is encoded by the coding sequence GTGAGTCTCAAGGCTTCGGACGTGGTCGTCGGCACCGAACTGCCGCCGCTGACGCTGCGCATCACCCGGGCCGACCTGGTCCGGTACGCGGGCGCGTCGGGGGACTTCAACCCGATCCACTGGAGCGAGCGGTTCGCGACGGCCGTGGGGCTGCCGGGCGTGATCGCGCACGGGATGCTGACCATGGGCATGGCGATCCGCGTCGTGACCGACTGGACGGGCGACCCGGGCGCGGTGGTCGAGTACGGGGTGCGCTTCGGCCGTCCCGTGCCGGTGCCCGACGACGACGAGGGCGCCGTGGTGGAGGTGACCGGCAAGGTCGCCAAGGTGCTGGATGACGGCACCTTCAAGGTCAACGTGACGGCCACGTTCGAGGGCAAGGGCGTCCTGGGCGGCGCTTCGGCCCGCGTGCGCCTGCCGTAG
- a CDS encoding MmpS family transport accessory protein has translation MTEPDLPESDQPARKWVVIAGSAVLVLGALVLALWVARPEHRSVVVYEVSGEAARATVVYSTFAEEGAGTREVELTAFPWRAELSAPGEVRDGVLAVTVGPEGGSVGCKVSVDGVERRSATASGPRTTALCSGF, from the coding sequence ATGACGGAGCCGGACCTACCGGAGTCCGACCAGCCCGCCCGGAAGTGGGTCGTGATCGCCGGATCGGCGGTGCTCGTGCTGGGCGCCCTGGTCCTCGCGCTCTGGGTGGCGAGACCGGAGCACCGGTCCGTCGTCGTGTACGAGGTGTCCGGTGAGGCCGCGCGCGCCACGGTCGTGTACTCGACGTTCGCCGAGGAGGGCGCGGGGACCCGTGAGGTGGAGCTGACCGCGTTCCCGTGGCGGGCGGAGCTGTCCGCGCCGGGCGAGGTGCGGGACGGGGTGCTCGCGGTGACGGTCGGGCCGGAAGGCGGCTCGGTGGGCTGCAAGGTCAGCGTGGATGGCGTGGAGCGCCGCTCGGCCACCGCCAGCGGCCCCCGCACGACCGCCCTCTGCAGCGGCTTCTGA
- a CDS encoding MmpS family transport accessory protein has translation MAHAQHPTRPRRRWTVLVVVVAVGLLAGSAWLALFPDEPEPLDDLDRHAAGESTVVYEITGDAKTADVRYSTYSDGDSATEQERAAVLPWSKVVKAKGVLSAGTLTAMAGADGGTVTCRITVDGVERKTASATGPFALADCNSNG, from the coding sequence GTGGCCCACGCCCAGCACCCGACCCGACCGCGCCGTCGGTGGACCGTTCTCGTCGTCGTGGTCGCGGTGGGGCTCTTAGCCGGCTCGGCGTGGTTGGCGTTGTTCCCGGACGAGCCGGAGCCGTTGGACGACCTCGACCGCCACGCCGCCGGCGAGTCCACGGTGGTCTACGAGATCACCGGTGACGCCAAGACCGCCGACGTCCGGTACTCCACCTACAGCGACGGGGACAGCGCCACCGAGCAGGAGCGGGCCGCCGTGCTGCCGTGGTCGAAGGTGGTCAAGGCGAAGGGGGTGCTCAGCGCGGGCACGCTCACCGCGATGGCGGGTGCGGACGGTGGCACGGTGACCTGTCGGATCACGGTCGACGGCGTGGAGCGCAAGACCGCGTCCGCCACCGGCCCGTTCGCGCTGGCCGACTGCAACTCCAACGGGTGA
- a CDS encoding pyridoxal phosphate-dependent aminotransferase: protein MASPETTSAPGTPDFPRISKRIGGIAESATLAVDAKAKALKAAGRPVIGFGAGEPDFPTPEAIVAAAAAACADPRNHRYTPAAGLPELREAVAAKTKRDSGYEVTAAQVLITNGGKQAVYQAFATIVDPGDEVLLPAPYWTTYPEAITLAGGVPVQVTADESTDYLVTVEQLEAARTPKTKVLLLCSPSNPTGSVYSREQITAIGEWALEHGLWVITDEIYEHLLYEGAETVSLPVAVPAMADRTIVLNGVAKTYAMTGWRVGWLIGPTDVVKAAANLQSHLTSNVANVSQRAALEAVSGSLDAVDEMRKAFDRRRRTIVDMLSAIPGVECPTPKGAFYVYPSVKALIGKTLRGTEITDTVQLAALILEHAEVAVVPGEAFGTPGYLRLSYALGDDDLKTGVTRMADLLGEIEL from the coding sequence ATGGCCTCACCTGAGACGACCTCCGCGCCCGGCACCCCCGACTTCCCCCGGATCTCGAAGCGGATCGGCGGCATCGCCGAGTCCGCCACCCTCGCGGTGGATGCGAAGGCGAAGGCGCTCAAGGCGGCCGGTCGACCGGTGATCGGCTTCGGCGCGGGCGAGCCGGACTTCCCGACCCCGGAGGCCATCGTCGCCGCTGCCGCCGCCGCGTGCGCCGACCCCCGCAACCACCGCTACACCCCCGCCGCCGGCCTGCCGGAGCTGCGGGAAGCCGTAGCCGCGAAGACCAAGCGGGACTCCGGCTACGAGGTGACCGCGGCCCAGGTGCTGATCACCAACGGCGGCAAGCAGGCGGTGTACCAAGCGTTTGCGACCATCGTGGACCCGGGTGACGAGGTCCTGCTGCCCGCCCCGTACTGGACCACCTACCCGGAGGCGATCACGCTCGCCGGCGGCGTCCCGGTGCAGGTCACGGCCGACGAGAGCACCGACTACCTGGTGACCGTCGAGCAGCTGGAGGCGGCCCGGACCCCGAAGACCAAGGTCCTGCTGCTGTGCTCGCCGTCCAACCCGACCGGCTCGGTGTACAGCCGCGAGCAGATCACCGCGATCGGCGAGTGGGCGCTCGAGCACGGCCTGTGGGTGATCACCGACGAGATCTACGAGCACCTGCTCTACGAGGGCGCCGAGACGGTGTCCCTGCCGGTCGCGGTGCCCGCGATGGCGGACCGGACGATCGTGCTCAACGGCGTGGCCAAGACCTACGCGATGACCGGCTGGCGGGTGGGCTGGCTGATCGGCCCGACCGACGTGGTGAAGGCCGCCGCGAACCTCCAGTCCCACCTGACGTCCAACGTGGCGAACGTCTCGCAGCGCGCCGCGCTGGAGGCGGTGTCCGGCTCGCTGGACGCGGTCGACGAGATGCGCAAGGCCTTCGACCGGCGGCGCCGGACCATCGTGGACATGCTGTCGGCGATCCCGGGCGTGGAGTGCCCGACCCCGAAGGGCGCGTTCTACGTGTACCCGTCGGTGAAGGCGCTGATCGGCAAGACCCTGCGCGGCACGGAGATCACCGACACCGTGCAGCTCGCGGCCCTGATCCTGGAGCACGCCGAGGTCGCGGTCGTGCCGGGTGAGGCGTTCGGCACGCCGGGCTACCTGCGCCTGTCCTACGCCCTGGGCGACGACGACCTGAAGACCGGCGTCACGCGCATGGCCGACCTGCTGGGCGAGATCGAGCTGTAA
- the secE gene encoding preprotein translocase subunit SecE: MSEGREQDQPEERESAARPVTAAARRERRGTARPAGRKDSAAPSEAKKSAESDSEAADRKGRPTRARGDQEKRAGFFARIVRYIREVVSELRKVIWPTRKQMITYTSVVLVFVAFMVALVFGLDSAFAWGVFKVFG; encoded by the coding sequence ATGAGCGAGGGCCGCGAGCAGGACCAGCCGGAAGAGCGCGAGAGCGCGGCCCGGCCGGTCACCGCCGCAGCACGCCGCGAGCGCCGCGGTACCGCGCGCCCGGCGGGCCGCAAGGACTCCGCCGCGCCGTCCGAGGCCAAGAAGTCGGCCGAGTCCGACTCGGAGGCCGCGGACCGCAAGGGCCGTCCCACTCGCGCTCGGGGCGACCAGGAGAAGCGGGCGGGCTTCTTCGCCCGGATCGTCCGCTACATCCGTGAGGTGGTCAGCGAACTGCGGAAGGTCATCTGGCCGACCCGCAAGCAGATGATCACCTACACCTCGGTCGTGTTGGTCTTCGTGGCCTTCATGGTGGCGTTGGTGTTCGGCCTTGACTCGGCCTTCGCCTGGGGCGTGTTCAAGGTGTTCGGCTGA
- the nusG gene encoding transcription termination/antitermination protein NusG yields MTSENGVDAQELTDLTDEQDFDGDVEDVEQDEATEDTAESADDADDATESDEIDESDESAGEAADVEPAAEVVDIDAEPADPAAEMREALRNAPGDWYVVHSYAGYENKVKTNLETRIQTLDMEDYIFQVEVPTEEVTEIKNGQRKQVQRKVLPGYILVRMELNDASWSAVRNTPGVTGFVGATSKPSPLTLDEVLKFLLPQVEQKPAAGKKAASAPAKTAVEVDFEVGESVTVMDGPFATLPATISEVNADGQKLKVLVSIFGRETPVELSFSQVSKI; encoded by the coding sequence GTGACCTCCGAGAACGGCGTTGACGCCCAGGAGCTGACCGACCTGACCGACGAGCAGGACTTCGACGGTGATGTCGAGGACGTCGAGCAGGACGAGGCGACGGAGGACACCGCGGAGTCCGCTGACGACGCCGACGACGCCACCGAGTCCGACGAGATCGACGAGTCCGACGAGTCCGCGGGCGAAGCCGCCGACGTCGAGCCGGCCGCCGAGGTCGTCGACATCGACGCCGAGCCCGCCGACCCGGCCGCCGAGATGCGCGAAGCCCTGCGCAACGCGCCCGGCGACTGGTACGTCGTGCACTCGTACGCCGGGTACGAGAACAAGGTCAAGACCAACCTCGAGACGCGCATCCAGACCCTCGACATGGAGGACTACATCTTCCAGGTCGAGGTGCCGACCGAGGAAGTCACCGAGATCAAGAACGGCCAGCGCAAGCAGGTGCAGCGCAAGGTGCTGCCCGGCTACATCCTGGTCCGGATGGAGCTCAACGACGCCTCGTGGAGCGCGGTGCGCAACACGCCGGGCGTGACCGGCTTCGTCGGCGCGACCTCCAAGCCGTCGCCGCTGACCCTGGACGAGGTGCTGAAGTTCCTGCTGCCCCAGGTCGAGCAGAAGCCGGCCGCGGGCAAGAAGGCCGCTTCCGCGCCCGCCAAGACCGCGGTCGAGGTGGACTTCGAGGTCGGCGAGTCGGTCACCGTCATGGACGGCCCGTTCGCCACGCTGCCCGCCACGATCAGCGAGGTCAACGCGGACGGCCAGAAGCTGAAGGTCCTGGTGTCGATCTTCGGCCGCGAGACTCCGGTCGAGCTGTCGTTCAGCCAGGTCTCCAAGATCTGA
- the rplK gene encoding 50S ribosomal protein L11: MPPKKKKLAAIIKLQIKAGAANPAPPVGPALGQHGVNIMEFCKQYNAATESQRGTVVPVEISVYEDRSFDFKLKTPPAAKLLLKAAGVEKGSGEPHRTKVAKVTMDQVREIAQTKMVDLNANDVDQAAKIIAGTARSMGITVEG; encoded by the coding sequence ATGCCACCCAAGAAGAAGAAGCTCGCAGCGATCATCAAGCTGCAGATCAAGGCCGGGGCCGCGAACCCCGCGCCGCCCGTCGGCCCCGCGCTGGGTCAGCACGGCGTCAACATCATGGAGTTCTGCAAGCAGTACAACGCCGCGACCGAGTCGCAGCGCGGCACCGTGGTGCCGGTCGAGATCTCCGTGTACGAAGACCGCTCGTTCGACTTCAAGCTCAAGACGCCGCCGGCCGCGAAGCTGCTGCTGAAGGCCGCGGGCGTGGAGAAGGGCTCGGGCGAGCCGCACCGCACCAAGGTCGCCAAGGTGACCATGGACCAGGTGCGCGAGATCGCGCAGACCAAGATGGTCGACCTCAACGCCAACGACGTGGACCAGGCGGCGAAGATCATCGCCGGCACCGCCCGCTCCATGGGCATCACGGTCGAAGGCTGA
- the rplA gene encoding 50S ribosomal protein L1, which produces MKRSKAYKAAAELVDRERLYSPLEAAKLAKETSKVKLDATVEVAIRLGVDPRKADQMVRGTVNLPHGTGKTARVIVFATGDKAAEATAAGADAVGSEDLIERIQGGWLDFDAAIATPDQMAKVGRIARILGPRGLMPNPKTGTVTPDVAKAVTDIKGGKINFRVDKQANLHIVIGKASFEPEKLVENYAAALDEILRAKPSAAKGRYLKKVTVSTTMGPGIPVDPNRTRNLLSDEATA; this is translated from the coding sequence ATGAAGCGCAGCAAGGCGTACAAGGCCGCGGCTGAGCTCGTCGACCGGGAGCGGCTGTACTCGCCGCTGGAGGCCGCGAAGCTCGCCAAGGAGACGTCCAAGGTCAAGCTGGACGCGACCGTCGAGGTCGCCATCCGGCTCGGCGTCGACCCCCGCAAGGCCGACCAGATGGTCCGCGGCACCGTGAACCTGCCGCACGGTACGGGCAAGACCGCCCGCGTGATCGTCTTCGCGACCGGCGACAAGGCCGCCGAGGCCACCGCCGCCGGTGCGGACGCGGTCGGCAGCGAGGACCTGATCGAGCGCATCCAGGGTGGCTGGCTCGACTTCGACGCCGCGATCGCGACGCCGGACCAGATGGCCAAGGTCGGCCGCATCGCCCGCATCCTCGGCCCGCGCGGCCTGATGCCGAACCCGAAGACCGGCACCGTGACGCCCGACGTGGCGAAGGCCGTGACGGACATCAAGGGCGGCAAGATCAACTTCCGCGTGGACAAGCAGGCCAACCTGCACATCGTCATCGGCAAGGCGTCGTTCGAGCCGGAGAAGCTGGTCGAGAACTACGCCGCGGCGCTGGACGAGATCCTGCGTGCCAAGCCGTCCGCCGCAAAGGGCCGCTACCTGAAGAAGGTCACCGTCTCCACGACGATGGGCCCGGGCATCCCGGTCGACCCGAACCGCACCCGCAACCTGCTGAGCGACGAAGCCACCGCCTGA
- the rplJ gene encoding 50S ribosomal protein L10, with translation MAKPSKVSAVAELTDKFRGSSAAVVTEYRGLSMAQLTTLRRALGAGTTYTVAKNTLVKRAAQDAGVEGLEDLLVGPTAIAFVEGEPVDAAKALRDFAKDNKALVIKGGFMDGRPLSVDEVTAIADLETREVLLAKLAGAMKGNLAKAAGLFNAPASQVARLAAALQEKKASEAPAADAEAPAES, from the coding sequence ATGGCGAAGCCCAGCAAGGTTTCGGCCGTCGCCGAGCTCACGGACAAGTTCCGTGGCAGCTCGGCCGCTGTCGTCACCGAGTACCGTGGCCTCTCCATGGCGCAGCTCACCACGCTGCGTCGCGCTCTCGGCGCGGGCACCACGTACACCGTTGCGAAGAACACGCTGGTCAAGCGTGCCGCTCAGGACGCGGGCGTCGAGGGTCTGGAAGACCTGCTCGTCGGTCCGACCGCCATCGCCTTTGTCGAAGGCGAGCCGGTCGACGCGGCCAAGGCGCTGCGCGACTTCGCGAAGGACAACAAGGCCCTGGTCATCAAGGGCGGCTTCATGGACGGCCGCCCCCTCTCGGTCGACGAGGTCACCGCGATCGCGGACCTCGAGACCCGTGAGGTGCTGCTCGCCAAGCTGGCGGGCGCGATGAAGGGCAACCTGGCCAAGGCCGCGGGTCTGTTCAACGCCCCGGCTTCCCAGGTCGCTCGCCTGGCCGCTGCCCTGCAGGAGAAGAAGGCTTCGGAGGCTCCCGCCGCCGACGCCGAGGCTCCGGCCGAAAGCTGA
- the rplL gene encoding 50S ribosomal protein L7/L12 translates to MAKLSTDELLDAFKEMTLLELSAFVKQFEETFEVTAAAPVAVAAAGPAAAAAPAEEEKDEFTVVLESAGDKKIQVIKVVREVVSGLGLKEAKELVESAPKPLLENVAKDVADAAKEKLEAAGAKISLK, encoded by the coding sequence ATGGCGAAGCTCAGCACCGACGAGCTGCTCGACGCGTTCAAGGAGATGACCCTCCTGGAGCTGTCGGCGTTCGTGAAGCAGTTCGAGGAGACCTTCGAGGTCACCGCCGCCGCTCCGGTCGCCGTTGCCGCCGCCGGCCCGGCCGCCGCCGCTGCCCCGGCCGAGGAGGAGAAGGACGAGTTCACCGTCGTCCTCGAGTCCGCCGGTGACAAGAAGATCCAGGTCATCAAGGTCGTCCGCGAGGTCGTCTCGGGCCTGGGCCTGAAGGAGGCCAAGGAGCTGGTCGAGTCCGCTCCGAAGCCGCTGCTGGAGAACGTGGCGAAGGACGTCGCCGACGCCGCCAAGGAGAAGCTCGAGGCCGCGGGCGCCAAGATCTCGCTCAAGTGA
- a CDS encoding ABC transporter ATP-binding protein — translation MGVEVVVEGLTKSFGKQTIWRDVTLTLPPGEVSVMLGPSGTGKSVFLKSLVGLLKPEKGRIMINGTDLVRCSEHKLYEIRKLFGVLFQDGALFGSMNLFDNVAFPLREHTRKTEAEVRRIVLEKMEMVGLVGAEKKLPGEISGGMRKRAGLARALVLDPEIILCDEPDSGLDPVRTAYLSQLLIDLNSQIDATILIVTHNITVARTVPDNLGMLFRRELVMFGPREVLLTSDEPVVEQFLNGRRIGPIGMSEEKDQATMAAELAHRDAGHSDGSPDEDVRGVVPQLEPTPGLPPRTAVRRRKDRVMSIIHTLPPEAQQGIIASLTPEEQRHYRVLATSSQTTVPGASLPETTVANRPAPSPWPRQGGVL, via the coding sequence ATGGGCGTCGAGGTGGTCGTCGAAGGCCTGACCAAGTCCTTCGGCAAGCAGACCATCTGGCGGGACGTCACGCTCACCCTGCCGCCCGGCGAGGTCAGCGTGATGCTGGGTCCCTCCGGAACGGGCAAGTCCGTCTTCCTCAAGTCCCTGGTCGGGCTGCTCAAGCCCGAAAAGGGCCGGATCATGATCAACGGCACCGACCTGGTGCGGTGCTCCGAGCACAAGCTCTACGAGATCCGGAAGCTGTTCGGCGTCCTGTTCCAGGACGGCGCGCTGTTCGGCTCGATGAACCTGTTCGACAACGTGGCCTTCCCGCTGCGCGAGCACACCCGCAAGACCGAGGCCGAGGTCCGGCGGATCGTGCTCGAGAAGATGGAGATGGTCGGCCTCGTCGGCGCGGAGAAGAAGCTGCCCGGTGAGATCTCCGGCGGTATGCGCAAGCGCGCCGGCCTCGCCCGCGCCCTGGTGCTGGACCCGGAGATCATCCTGTGCGACGAGCCGGACTCCGGTCTGGACCCGGTCCGCACCGCCTACCTGAGCCAGCTCCTCATCGACCTGAACTCCCAGATCGACGCGACGATCCTGATCGTCACGCACAACATCACCGTCGCTCGCACGGTCCCGGACAACCTGGGCATGCTGTTCCGCCGTGAACTGGTCATGTTCGGCCCCCGCGAGGTGCTGCTGACCAGCGACGAACCCGTGGTGGAGCAGTTCCTCAACGGCCGCCGCATCGGTCCGATCGGCATGTCCGAGGAGAAGGACCAGGCCACGATGGCCGCCGAGCTCGCCCACCGGGACGCGGGCCACTCCGACGGCTCCCCGGACGAGGACGTGCGCGGCGTGGTCCCGCAGCTCGAACCGACCCCCGGCCTGCCCCCGCGCACCGCCGTGCGCCGCCGCAAGGACCGGGTCATGAGCATCATCCACACGCTGCCGCCGGAGGCGCAGCAGGGCATCATCGCGAGCCTCACGCCCGAGGAGCAGCGCCACTACCGGGTGCTGGCGACCTCCAGCCAGACGACCGTGCCGGGGGCGTCGCTGCCCGAGACGACGGTGGCCAACCGGCCGGCACCCAGTCCGTGGCCCCGGCAGGGAGGCGTGCTGTGA
- a CDS encoding MlaE family ABC transporter permease has product MSSPATFPGAGALRETGRLFALGIDVVRNTFRRPFQLREFIQQCWFVVSVTVLPTALVSIPFGAVIALQLGSLTRQIGAQSFTGAASVLAIIQQASPIVTALLIAGAGGSAICADLGSRKIREEIDAMEVLGVSPIQRLVVPRVLAAMLVSVLLNGMVSVVGVMGGYFFNVILQDGTPGAYLASFSALAQLPDLWISEIKALIFGFIAGIVAAYRGLNPAGGPKGVGDAVNQAVVITFLLLFFVNFVLTTIYLQVVPAKGS; this is encoded by the coding sequence GTGAGCAGCCCCGCGACCTTCCCCGGCGCGGGTGCCCTGCGGGAGACGGGCCGGCTGTTCGCGCTCGGCATCGACGTCGTCCGCAACACGTTCCGCCGCCCGTTCCAGCTGCGCGAGTTCATCCAGCAGTGCTGGTTCGTGGTCAGCGTGACCGTGCTGCCCACCGCGCTGGTCTCGATCCCGTTCGGCGCGGTCATCGCGCTCCAACTGGGCTCGCTGACCCGCCAGATCGGCGCCCAGTCGTTCACCGGCGCGGCCAGCGTGCTGGCGATCATCCAGCAGGCCAGCCCGATCGTGACGGCCCTGCTCATCGCGGGTGCGGGCGGCAGTGCGATCTGCGCGGACCTGGGCTCGCGCAAGATCCGCGAGGAGATCGACGCGATGGAGGTGCTGGGCGTCTCGCCGATCCAGCGCCTGGTCGTGCCGCGGGTGCTGGCCGCGATGCTGGTCAGCGTCCTGCTCAACGGCATGGTCAGCGTCGTCGGCGTGATGGGCGGCTACTTCTTCAACGTGATCCTCCAGGACGGCACGCCCGGCGCGTACCTGGCGAGCTTCAGCGCCCTGGCGCAGCTGCCGGACCTGTGGATCTCCGAGATCAAGGCGTTGATCTTCGGCTTCATCGCGGGCATCGTCGCGGCCTACCGGGGCCTGAACCCGGCGGGCGGTCCGAAGGGCGTGGGCGACGCGGTGAACCAGGCCGTGGTCATCACGTTCCTGCTGCTGTTCTTCGTGAACTTCGTCCTCACCACGATCTACCTCCAGGTCGTCCCGGCGAAGGGGAGCTGA
- a CDS encoding MlaE family ABC transporter permease, producing the protein MATIGNRARKAANAPLNMLDTFGDQLWFYLRALAWAPRTLHRYLRETLRLLAEVSFGSGALAVIGGTIGVMVGLSVFTGTVVGLQGFAALNQIGTSAFAGFVSAYFNTREIAPLVAGLALSATVGSGFTAQLGAMRISEEIDALEVMGIPSMPFLVTTRIIAGFIAIIPLYVIGLLTSYLAARLITVELYGQSAGTYDHYFNLFLPPIDVLWSFGKVLVFSVVIILTHCYYGYRASGGPAGVGVAVGRAVRTAIVTTSLLDFFLSMAIWGTTTTVRIAG; encoded by the coding sequence ATGGCCACGATCGGCAACCGCGCGCGCAAGGCCGCCAACGCGCCGCTGAACATGCTGGACACGTTCGGCGACCAGCTGTGGTTCTACCTGCGCGCCCTGGCGTGGGCGCCGCGCACGCTGCACCGCTACCTGCGCGAGACGCTCCGGCTGCTGGCCGAGGTCAGCTTCGGCTCGGGCGCGCTGGCGGTCATCGGCGGCACCATCGGCGTGATGGTCGGCCTGTCGGTGTTCACCGGCACGGTCGTCGGCCTCCAGGGCTTCGCGGCCCTGAACCAGATCGGCACGTCGGCGTTCGCGGGCTTCGTGTCGGCCTACTTCAACACCCGCGAGATCGCGCCGCTGGTGGCCGGTCTCGCGCTGAGCGCCACGGTCGGCTCGGGCTTCACCGCCCAGCTCGGCGCGATGCGGATCTCCGAGGAGATCGACGCGCTGGAGGTCATGGGCATCCCGAGCATGCCGTTCCTGGTGACGACCCGGATCATCGCGGGCTTCATCGCGATCATCCCGCTCTACGTGATCGGCCTGCTGACGTCCTACCTGGCGGCGCGGCTCATCACGGTCGAGCTATATGGGCAGTCAGCAGGCACGTATGACCACTACTTCAACCTGTTCCTACCCCCGATCGACGTGCTCTGGTCGTTCGGCAAGGTCCTCGTCTTCTCGGTCGTCATCATCCTGACGCACTGCTACTACGGCTACCGGGCGTCCGGCGGCCCGGCGGGCGTGGGTGTCGCGGTCGGCCGCGCGGTGCGCACCGCGATCGTCACGACGAGCCTGCTGGACTTCTTCCTGAGCATGGCCATCTGGGGCACGACGACCACGGTGAGGATCGCCGGATGA